One window of Dysidea avara chromosome 11, odDysAvar1.4, whole genome shotgun sequence genomic DNA carries:
- the LOC136237520 gene encoding 4-methyl-5-nitrocatechol 5-monooxygenase-like, with protein sequence MATETLNTEVLIVGGGPVGMCLAAELNYRNVKCVLVEKKEHTTDIPKATLVNVRTMEHFRRLGLAEKVKENTTFPRDSPVHNIMGTGVVKSRQIAQMAYGSWGEAVDGETNVYPFYKLGCSEEYSVMCPQLILEPILKEHLDTASPNVTSYWGWELVGLTQDTGENGSVTATVRKKDSSGKKLTITAKFMVGCDGGSSYTRKLIGVHTYGQFVLHKAFSVYIESQELKDIVDGKPGYYLVSNRKVSGIMVTVDIEKGDFLIYSLMHKDDVIKFDFLKDNPSHFVKDFVGKEIEHTIKQSSHWETHALLATKYREGRVFLCGDAAHQWVPLGGIGMNTGIADAVDLAWKFDAILKGWGGDFLLDSYQIERRALADKTRSFVLDAGEIVGTATSKFMRPLLVHLPIVSTLFGWSVVKKVRNNLQSGTTIVLAFQYANSNIICHEGPSEHKIAVNIMSAFMPIAIPGRRAPHVVLKEKPTIHDLFEKDHTLLIIDGDKTDCRDLQDAAKDMKMPLKVCTIISKDLPQVIAIYSKHYYIVRPDGIITWCSDSQPNRREADRIIAVICGYHVPKCLPTQEVSRSTRPTVPFPVVFELASVGYLTFLVYHYASLSLPFSYLLGLNTVTILKQFFTAKRVTMSARISRHKASVLQSYGTPTTSLHLDEKYVNKFGPSDVLVRVHAASVNHIDVGMTMGYGSALISANFQRRNDLPRVLGRDCAGEVVAVGEDVTKFIAGDLVYAACPWSRDGSHAQYVAVDEDHVSHMPTTLSFAEAASLPWVACTVWSALVTRAGLTSSNAANKKVLVHGGSGGVGSFAIQLLKAWGAKVTTTCSSGKVELVKNLNAADIIIDYTSQDFSQDFSQLRGYDVVLDTVGYTQNYEARSLNVLKRFGDAKYLSIRSPYLRFVNRWGVLVGSLMTQAITFIQVLVQRLLHGRGFFYIVAQPSGRCLDEVRKLVDAGRIKPVLSKTGPFPLEKISEAYELVRDGRAGGKVIVEMP encoded by the coding sequence ATGGCTACGGAAACTTTGAATACTGAGGTGTTGATTGTTGGAGGAGGTCCTGTTGGGATGTGTCTAGCTGCTGAACTGAACTACAGAAATGTGAAGTGTGTGTTAGTGGAAAAGAAGGAACATACGACAGACATCCCTAAAGCAACGCTGGTAAATGTAAGAACTATGGAACATTTCAGACGGCTTGGTTTAGCGGAAAAGGTGAAAGAAAACACAACTTTTCCGCGGGACTCCCCCGTCCATAACATAATGGGTACCGGTGTAGTTAAGAGCAGGCAAATAGCGCAGATGGCTTACGGGTCGTGGGGTGAAGCGGTAGACGGAGAAACGAATGTTTACCCCTTCTACAAACTAGGCTGTTCTGAGGAGTACTCTGTGATGTGCCCCCAACTCATTCTTGAGCCAATTCTAAAAGAGCACCTTGATACAGCTTCCCCTAATGTCACCAGTTATTGGGGCTGGGAACTGGTTGGGTTGACACAGGACACAGGAGAAAATGGGTCAGTAACAGCTACCGTGCGCAAGAAAGACAGTAGTGGCAAGAAATTAACTATCACTGCAAAATTCATGGTTGGCTGTGATGGAGGGTCTAGTTACACTAGGAAGTTAATTGGTGTCCACACTTATGGCCAGTTTGTACTACACAAAGCTTTCAGCGTCTACATTGAGTCACAGGAGCTCAAGGATATTGTTGATGGAAAACCTGGCTATTACTTGGTGAGCAATCGTAAAGTTTCGGGGATAATGGTCACTGTGGATATTGAGAAGGGAGACTTTCTTATTTACAGTTTGATGCACAAAGATGATGTGATCAAGTTTGACTTTTTGAAGGACAATCCGAGTCATTTTGTCAAGGATTTTGTAGGCAAAGAGATAGAGCACACTATCAAGCAAAGCTCACATTGGGAGACACATGCATTGCTTGCCACGAAATACCGCGAGGGTCGTGTCTTCCTCTGTGGCGATGCCGCGCATCAGTGGGTCCCTCTAGGTGGTATTGGCATGAATACTGGTATAGCAGATGCTGTAGACTTGGCTTGGAAATTTGATGCAATTTTAAAGGGCTGGGGTGGAGATTTTTTGCTTGATTCTTACCAGATTGAACGCAGGGCACTGGCTGACAAAACGCGATCGTTTGTTCTTGATGCTGGAGAGATTGTTGGTACTGCTACATCAAAATTTATGAGGCCTTTGTTGGTTCATCTCCCTATTGTGTCCACCCTGTTTGGTTGGAGTGTAGTAAAGAAAGTGAGAAATAACCTACAATCTGGTACCACAATTGTGCTGGCATTCCAATATGCCAACTCAAACATTATATGCCATGAGGGTCCTTCAGAACACAAGATAGCTGTAAATATAATGTCAGCATTTATGCCCATTGCTATACCCGGCAGGAGGGCCCCACATGTTGTGCTGAAAGAAAAGCCCACAATTCATGACCTGTTTGAAAAGGACCACACTCTACTTATCATTGATGGTGATAAGACTGACTGTCGGGATCTGCAGGATGCAGCTAAAGACATGAAAATGCCATTGAAGGTGTGCACAATTATAAGTAAAGATCTCCCACAAGTCATTGCAATATACAGTAAACATTATTACATTGTGCGgccagatggtataattacttGGTGCTCTGATTCACAGCCTAACAGGAGAGAAGCTGATCGCATTATTGCAGTGATTTGTGGATACCATGTGCCAAAATGTCTCCCTACACAGGAGGTGTCCCGCTCCACTAGACCTACTGTTCCCTTTCCAGTTGTATTTGAGCTTGCCAGTGTTGGCTACTTAACGTTTCTAGTATACCACTATGCTTCATTGTCTTTGCCATTCAGTTACTTGCTTGGCCTAAATACTGTTACGATTTTGAAGCAGTTCTTTACTGCTAAAAGAGTCACCATGTCTGCGAGGATTTCCAGGCACAAAGCTTCTGTGTTACAATCTTATGGAACTCCTACCACTTCACTTCATCTTGATGAAAAGTATGTCAACAAATTTGGACCAAGTGACGTACTCGTTAGAGTACATGCGGCTTCAGTTAACCACATAGATGTTGGCATGACAATGGGTTATGGCTCTGCATTGATTTCAGCTAATTTTCAAAGGAGGAATGACCTACCACGAGTGCTGGGCAGAGACTGTGCAGGAGAGGTGGTGGCTGTTGGAGAAGATGTGACTAAATTCATAGCAGGTGACTTGGTTTATGCTGCCTGCCCATGGTCTCGTGATGGTAGTCATGCCCAGTATGTTGCAGTTGACGAGGACCATGTCTCCCATATGCCAACAACATTGAGTTTTGCTGAAGCAGCATCACTTCCTTGGGTAGCCTGCACTGTGTGGAGTGCTCTAGTAACAAGAGCAGGGCTGACTTCTTCCAATGCTGCAAACAAGAAGGTACTTGTTCATGGTGGAAGTGGTGGTGTGGGTAGTTTTGCCATTCAATTGTTGAAGGCATGGGGAGCCAAAGTGACAACAACATGTTCATCCGGTAAAGTTGAACTAGTTAAGAATCTCAACGCTGCAGACATTATCATTGATTACACCAGTCAAGACTTCAGTCAAGACTTCAGTCAGCTGAGAGGCTATGATGTGGTACTGGACACTGTTGGCTATACTCAGAATTACGAAGCTCGTTCTCTAAACGTACTGAAGAGATTTGGTGATGCAAAGTATCTCAGTATCAGATCACCATACCTGAGGTTTGTCAACCGCTGGGGAGTGTTAGTGGGCAGTCTTATGACACAGGCTATCACGTTTATACAAGTACTTGTTCAGCGTCTGCTACATGGTCGAGGATTCTTCTACATTGTTGCACAACCGAGTGGCAGGTGTTTGGATGAAGTCAGGAAACTTGTGGATGCTGGACGTATCAAACCAGTACTATCTAAAACTGGCCCCTTCCCCTTGGAGAAGATCAGTGAGGCATACGAGTTAGTAAGAGATGGGCGTGCTGGTGGGAAGGTGATTGTTGAAATGCCGTGA